The genome window TGACTCGACCTTGCCAAGCCACTACGGCGAAGGCGTGACAGTTCGCGTCGCAGGCGACCGGCTGAAGGGGCACTAAAGACCTGCGATCGCCTCCAGCACCTCGTCCACGGCCTCTGCGGTCGTCGCCCAGGAGCATACGAAACGAACCGAGCCGTCGTCGAAGCGGTAACAGGCCCATCCCGCCGCATTGAGGGCCGCATGGGCCGTCGCAGGCATCCGCACGAACACGGCATTGGCCTCGACCGGATGCGCCAGAATGAAGGACGAGCGCGTCGCAATACCGGTGGCCAGCCGCTGGGCCATCAGATTGGCGTGGGCGGCACCGTCTTCCCACGCATGGCTCTCCAGCATCCCAAGGAAGGGCGCGGCCAGGAAGCGGCCTTTGGACGCCGTCTGCCCGGCCTGCTTCAGGCGGTTGTCCACCCGACGCGCCAGGGACCTGTCGAACATCACGATCGCCTCGGTGCACAGCCCTCCGGCCTTGGCCCCGCCGAACACCAGAACATCGACGCCCAGCCGCGCGATCCGGGTCAGGTCGAACCCGGCCGCCGCCGCATTGGCCAGCCGCGCACCGTCCAGATGGACCCCGTAACCGCGCTCCTTCACCGGTTCGATCAGGTGCCGCAGCTCTTCCTCGGTATAGACGGTGCCGTATTCGGTGGATTGGGTCAGGCTGAGCGCCGCCGGCGGCTGGCGATGTCCGACCTCGGGCTCGTCGAGCGCCGCCTCCAGCGCGCGCACGTCGATCTTGCCCGACAGGCCGGGCAGGCCGATCAGGCCGACGCCCTGCCCGAAGAATCCCGGCGCGCCTGTCTCGTCGGTGCAGACGTGGGCGGCATGGTGGGCCAGAACCGCCTCGTGCGGATAGGCCAGCATCGACAGGGCGATGGCATTGGCGGCCGTACCGGAAAAGACGAAGCGAATCTCGGCATCCGCATCCAGGCGGCGGCGGATCTGGTCGGCCGCGCGCGCCGTAATGTCGTCGGCCCCGTAGGCGCGGGCGTAGTCGGCGTTGGCCTCAATGAGGCCGCGCAGCGCGGCCGGTGCCATCCCTGCAGTGTTGTCGGAACCGAAATCGTAGCGCATCGTCGGTCAGGCCTCGTTCTGGTCGCCGTCGCGACCGCTGTCGAACCCGGCGCTGCGCGGATTCGAGCGCGCGCGCAAACCCGGCTGACCCTCGGCCGCCCCGGGCACCTGCGCACCGTTGTCGCCATAGGGCACCGCGACCTGGTGCGGGAATGGAATCTCGATGCCAGCGGCGTCCAGCGCCTCCTTCGCCGCCTGGAACACGTCCGCCCGCGTCTGCCAGTAGTCGTCGGACCGGGTCCAGGCCGTCAGCGTGACCTCGACCGAGCTGTCCAGCAGGTCCGTGACCCCGGCCCACGGCGCAGGATCGGCCAGGACCTTGTCCTGGGCTGCGGCGGCAGCCGTCAGAGCGTCCCTGGCCGTATTCAGATTGTCGCCGTAGCCGACGCTGATCTTCAGCTCCATGCGCCGGTTCTTCTGTCCGGACAGGTTCAGAATGAAGTCGCCGAAAACCTTTCCGTTCGGGGCCATGATCTTCACATTGTTGGCGTCGGCCAGCTGGGTGAAGAACAGGTCCAGCCGCTGCACCTTGCCGATGTGACCGCCGATGTTGACCAGGTCCCCCACGCGGTAGGGCCTCAGGATCAGCAGCATCACCCCCGCCGCCACATTCGACAGCGTGCCCTGCAACGCCAGACCGACCGCCAGCGATGCCGCGCCCAGCACCGCGATGATCGAGGTCGTCTGGACCCCCAGACGCTGGAGCACGGCGATGAAGCCGACCAGGAAGACGACGACGCGCACGACCTGCACGGCGAAGCTGAGCACCGTCGGATCGTGCCGGAAGCCCTTGACCCGGCCCAGCGCCTTGCGCGTCGCAGACGCCGCCCACCGCGCGGCGAAGACGGTCGCGGCGAAGATCGCCAGGGCGATGGCCAGATTGACCGCGAAGTCGCCCGCCATCTGGGTCATCCTGGCCATCATGGCCACGTCGAGCGTCGTCGCCTGCTGGCCCGCCACGATCAGGCCGTTCAAGGGGTTCCGGGTCGAAAGCATGCGGGCGGTCTAACGCCTTGGACAGGGATTGGAACCCGTCGGATCGCAAATCGACCTCTCGACGGGGACCGCGGGCGGCCTCAGACTGCTTGATTGCGGCGGAGTGCGTGCCTTTGAAGAAGTCCTCGCTCACCGTCGGTGTCGATGTGCCCTGGGTTACCAGCTGGACCGAAGAACCGATCCAGGGCGTCCGGCCTTGCGCGTCGGTCGGCGGGCGTCTGGCCCTGACGCAGCGCGAACACCCGGGTTACGGCCGCCCGGAGTATTCCAGAAACCACCTGCTGCGACAGCGCCTGACGGTCTCCCGGATGCTGTGCCCCATGTGCGGGGAGCCGACCGGTCCCGACGACCGCGTGACACAGGTCGCGCGCCGCATCCCGGCCGGTCGCCTGCGGGCCTCGGGCCGCGGTGCCGACCTGTCGCCGCGCATCGCCGACGCGCAGGTCCTGATCGATGCGGGGGCGATCGCGCCGCTGCATCGCCGCTGCTCGGACCTGTCGCTTCAGCATTGCCCGCACCTGCGCGCCGAACCGAACATCGACGTCCAGCCCTTCCCGGCCCGGTGGACCATCCTGCCCCTGCTGATCGAGGCGACCGCTCCGGCTCCTGCCGGAAACGCCCTGATGCGCAACATGACCGCACCCGCATCGGTGCCCGTCGTCACCTTTCTGCAGATTTGCGGCGTGTCCGAAGACGTTGACCGAGCCTGGCGCACGAAGCGCAAGGCCGGCTAGCCCGCTTTCGCCAGGCGCCCTCCACCACCCTCGATGGCGTCAAGCAAATCCATGACCTCCCCGATCGTCGCGGCCTCGCGCGCCGGCTTGTCCCAACGGATTCGCCCGATCCGGGGAAAGCGCATGGCGACGCCCGACTTGTGGCGGGGCGACCGGTTCAGACCCTCGAAAGCGATCTCCAGAACCAGCCCGAAATCCCGCTCGGCCCGCACCGAGCGCACAGGCCCGAAGCGGTCGATCGTGTGGTCGCGCACGAACTTGTCGAGCTGTTTCAGCTCCTCGTCGGTAAACCCGAAATAGGCCTTGCCGACGGGCGTCAGCGGACCCTCTGGCGTCCAGACCCCGAAGGTGAAGTCGGAATAGAAGCTGGAGCGTTTTCCGTGGCCGCGCTGGGCGTACATCAGGACGCAGTCGATCGCGTGCGGATCGCGCTTCCACTTGAACCACGGGCCTTTGGGGCGCCCCGCGACATAGGGGCTGTCCCAACGCTTCAGCATCAGACCTTCGGCCGCCGCCCCGACCGGCGGGTCGGCGCGCAATATGCCCAGGGCCTCCCAGCTGTCGTAATCGACGACGGGCGACAGATGCAGCCGGTCGCCGGCGTGCGCCGCCACCATGGCTTCCAGCAGCGCGCGTCGCTCTCGCAAGGAACGCGACCGCAGGTCCTCGCCATCCAGCGCCAGGGCGTCATAGGCCACGATGGCCGCAGGATAGGCGGCCATGGTTCTGGCATCGACCGTCTTCCGGTTCAGCCGCTGCTGCAGGTCCCCGAACGGCGCGACCTGTCCGTCGCGCCAGACGAGCAGCTCGCCGTCGATCGCCCCTTCAAAACTCAGACCCGCCGTGACGTCGCCGAAACTCCCTGAAATCTCGTCGCCGGTCCGGGAGTACAGCTTCATCACCCCCTGCTCGCGAACGGCCTGGACACGGATGCCATCCCATTTCCATTCGGCGGCGTAGTCGGAAGGGGAAAGCCTCGCAAAATCGACAGCCTCATCAATCGCGACCGCCAGCATGACCGGGCGAAACCGGCCGGGCGCGTCCGGACTCGGTCGCTCCGCCCTCCCCTCCAGCCAGGCAAACAAGTCCGCGTAGGGCGGCTCCAGCCCGTGCCACACCTCCTCGATCTCGGACACGTCGACGGCCTCCAGCGCGACGACCGCCTCGTCGCCTGCAGGATCCGGAGCGGCGGACACCACAGCCGGCCGCACCATGGCGGTTGCCGTCTTCGCCAGTCGTGCCGACAGCCCGACCCGCAATGCGCCCGTCACCAGCTTCAGCAGCGCCCATCGTCCCTTGGGGGCCAGGGCGTCCAGCCACCCCTCGATCAGGCCTTGAACCTCGCCGCGCTTGGCACAGGACAGGGCATCCACGATCTCACCCAGTTCGGGCTCGCGGTTGTGGCGGTGTTCAGGGTTGCCGGGCCAGATCAGGGCCACCGTTTCGGCCAGGTCGCCGACATAGTCGTAGGACCAGCGGAACAGCACCGGATCGACCCGTGCCTCGACCGCACGGCGGATCATGGCCGGCTTGGCCGCGTCGAAACTGAGCTCTCCGGTCAGGGCTGCGAGCGCCCAGCCCCTGTCGGGATCGGGCGTGACGCGCAGATAGTCCCGCAGGAGCACCAGCTTGGCATTCCGCGATCCCGTCAGCGACAGGCGATCCAGCAGTTCGGCGAAGGCGCGCATGAAGCCTCATCTAGCCACAGGCCACTCCAAACGCGAAAACGCCCCGGAAGTCTCCCCCCCGGGGCTCAGAACGCTCGCTCGGCCTCGCCGCATCGCCCCGGGGCTCATGCCCTGCGCCGAATCTGCGGGGCCCGTCTGGTCCAGGTCAGGCGGCGGCGGACTGAAGGCTTTCGGCCCCGCCCTTTATGGCGGTCCGACCGCCCCTGACCTTCTGCATCAGCTGGGCCAGGGCCGCGAAATCGATCGGCTTGTTCAGATAGGCGTCGGCGCCAGCGTCCAGCCCCGCCTCGTGGTCCTCATGCCGGGCCGAGGCAGACAGCACGGCGATGGGTGTGTCCGCATTCACGCCGGCGGACCGGATCAGGCGGGTCGCGCTCAGGCCGTCCATGACCGGCATATTCACATCCATGATGATCAGATCGAAAACCTGGCTCGTCGCCGCGTTCACGGCAATCTGGCCGTCTTCCGCCGACACTGTCGTGTGTCCCGCCGACCCGAGCCACGCCTCCAGGATCATGCGGTTGACCGGGTGATCCTCGACCACGAGGACCGACAGACTGTCACCCTCGCCCACCTCGGCGTGGATGGCCTCGGCCTCCTGCATGGGTTGCCATTCCACGACGTCGGCCTCGACCGACAGGACGAAGGTCGAACCCTGCCCAACGGTCGATTCGACGCGGATGTCCCCGCCCATGATGTTGGCCATCCGTCGGGCGATCGTCAGGCCAAGCCCGGTTCCCCCGAAACGGCGCGTCGAGGACGCATCCACCTGGGTGAAGGGCTGGAACAGACGCTGCAGGTCCTCGGGCGCGATCCCGGAGCCGCTGTCGGTGACGGAGAAGTCGAAGGCGACGCGTCTGTCGGCGACCCTGCGGGCCAGGACGTGATAGTGGATCGTGCCCGCTTCGGTGAACTTCACGGCGTTCGACAGGAGGTTCTGGATCACCTGACAGACCCGCAGCGGATCGCCCTTCACGACCGACGGCACCTCGCCATCAAAGGTGGAGACGAACTGCAGGCCCTTCGCTTCGGCCTGGGCTTCGAACGGCCCGATCACGCGGCGGTGCAGGTCCTCGATCGACACGTCGATCACCTCGAAGGTCATCTTTCCGGCCTCGATCTTGGTCATGTCGAGGATGTCGTTCAGCAGGTGAAGCAGGTTGTCGCCGGAGTTGCGGATGATCGACAGGTACTCGCGCTGCGTCGACTCCAGCCGGGTCGACTGCAGTAGCTGTGCCGCCCCGAGCACGCCGTTCATCGGCGTACGCAACTCATGCGAAATGACGCCGAGGAAGTTGGACTTGGCCTGGTTGGCAGCATCGGCCTTGTCGCGCGCGCCCTGAAGCTCTTCGATCAGATGGGCCTGATGTTCCTGGAACGCCTTGATCCGCTCCTCGCGCAGCATCGTCATGGTGACCAGCACGAACAGGCCCGCGGCCGTGAACGGCATGATGCTGAGGAAC of Brevundimonas subvibrioides contains these proteins:
- a CDS encoding cisplatin damage response ATP-dependent DNA ligase yields the protein MRAFAELLDRLSLTGSRNAKLVLLRDYLRVTPDPDRGWALAALTGELSFDAAKPAMIRRAVEARVDPVLFRWSYDYVGDLAETVALIWPGNPEHRHNREPELGEIVDALSCAKRGEVQGLIEGWLDALAPKGRWALLKLVTGALRVGLSARLAKTATAMVRPAVVSAAPDPAGDEAVVALEAVDVSEIEEVWHGLEPPYADLFAWLEGRAERPSPDAPGRFRPVMLAVAIDEAVDFARLSPSDYAAEWKWDGIRVQAVREQGVMKLYSRTGDEISGSFGDVTAGLSFEGAIDGELLVWRDGQVAPFGDLQQRLNRKTVDARTMAAYPAAIVAYDALALDGEDLRSRSLRERRALLEAMVAAHAGDRLHLSPVVDYDSWEALGILRADPPVGAAAEGLMLKRWDSPYVAGRPKGPWFKWKRDPHAIDCVLMYAQRGHGKRSSFYSDFTFGVWTPEGPLTPVGKAYFGFTDEELKQLDKFVRDHTIDRFGPVRSVRAERDFGLVLEIAFEGLNRSPRHKSGVAMRFPRIGRIRWDKPAREAATIGEVMDLLDAIEGGGGRLAKAG
- a CDS encoding ATP-binding protein codes for the protein MVGSEDIGKSLEGARSGTGEAAQALTAILQTQYLRYLIIASWAVGLCGTVGPVPAVLWFAATVAAGSVRGVFERRMAGRVDAGWGLIFPAVATVTTAAWASAPLMAWFSDASFGQALAVALLISGYVLVFSQLRSSPKQAIVISSPYSVVAVIILCSLWGRPEFVPFLSIMPFTAAGLFVLVTMTMLREERIKAFQEHQAHLIEELQGARDKADAANQAKSNFLGVISHELRTPMNGVLGAAQLLQSTRLESTQREYLSIIRNSGDNLLHLLNDILDMTKIEAGKMTFEVIDVSIEDLHRRVIGPFEAQAEAKGLQFVSTFDGEVPSVVKGDPLRVCQVIQNLLSNAVKFTEAGTIHYHVLARRVADRRVAFDFSVTDSGSGIAPEDLQRLFQPFTQVDASSTRRFGGTGLGLTIARRMANIMGGDIRVESTVGQGSTFVLSVEADVVEWQPMQEAEAIHAEVGEGDSLSVLVVEDHPVNRMILEAWLGSAGHTTVSAEDGQIAVNAATSQVFDLIIMDVNMPVMDGLSATRLIRSAGVNADTPIAVLSASARHEDHEAGLDAGADAYLNKPIDFAALAQLMQKVRGGRTAIKGGAESLQSAAA
- a CDS encoding threonine aldolase family protein yields the protein MRYDFGSDNTAGMAPAALRGLIEANADYARAYGADDITARAADQIRRRLDADAEIRFVFSGTAANAIALSMLAYPHEAVLAHHAAHVCTDETGAPGFFGQGVGLIGLPGLSGKIDVRALEAALDEPEVGHRQPPAALSLTQSTEYGTVYTEEELRHLIEPVKERGYGVHLDGARLANAAAAGFDLTRIARLGVDVLVFGGAKAGGLCTEAIVMFDRSLARRVDNRLKQAGQTASKGRFLAAPFLGMLESHAWEDGAAHANLMAQRLATGIATRSSFILAHPVEANAVFVRMPATAHAALNAAGWACYRFDDGSVRFVCSWATTAEAVDEVLEAIAGL
- a CDS encoding mechanosensitive ion channel family protein; this encodes MLSTRNPLNGLIVAGQQATTLDVAMMARMTQMAGDFAVNLAIALAIFAATVFAARWAASATRKALGRVKGFRHDPTVLSFAVQVVRVVVFLVGFIAVLQRLGVQTTSIIAVLGAASLAVGLALQGTLSNVAAGVMLLILRPYRVGDLVNIGGHIGKVQRLDLFFTQLADANNVKIMAPNGKVFGDFILNLSGQKNRRMELKISVGYGDNLNTARDALTAAAAAQDKVLADPAPWAGVTDLLDSSVEVTLTAWTRSDDYWQTRADVFQAAKEALDAAGIEIPFPHQVAVPYGDNGAQVPGAAEGQPGLRARSNPRSAGFDSGRDGDQNEA